From a region of the Gavia stellata isolate bGavSte3 chromosome 32, bGavSte3.hap2, whole genome shotgun sequence genome:
- the AP1M1 gene encoding AP-1 complex subunit mu-1, which produces MSASAVYVLDLKGKVLICRNYRGDVDMSEVEHFMPILMEKEEEGTLSPILAHGGVRFMWIKHNNLYLVATSKKNACVSLVFSFLYKVVQVFSEYFKELEEESIRDNFVIIYELLDELMDFGYPQTTDSKILQEYITQEGHKLETGAPRPPATVTNAVSWRSEGIKYRKNEVFLDVIESVNLLVSANGNVLRSEIVGSIKMRVFLSGMPELRLGLNDKVLFDNTGRGKSKSVELEDVKFHQCVRLSRFENDRTISFIPPDGEFELMSYRLNTHVKPLIWIESVIEKHSHSRIEYMIKAKSQFKRRSTANNVEIHIPVPNDADSPKFKTTVGSVKWVPENSEIVWSIKSFPGGKEYLMRAHFGLPSVEAEDKEGKPPISVKFEIPYFTTSGIQVRYLKIIEKSGYQALPWVRYITQNGDYQLRTQ; this is translated from the exons atgtCGGCCAGCGCCGTCTATGTGCTGGACCTGAAGGGGAAG GTTCTCATCTGTCGGAATTACCGTGGAGATGTGGACATGTCCGAGGTGGAGCATTTTATGCCAATCCttatggaaaaggaagaagaggggacACTTTCTCCTATTCTAGCACATGGAGGAGTTCGGTTTATGTGGATTAAACATAACAACCTGTATC TTGTTGCAACTTCTAAGAAAAATGCTTGTGTATCactggtgttttcatttttatataaagtAGTTCAG gttttttctgaatatttcaaGGAGTTGGAAGAAGAGAGCATTAGGGataattttgttattatttatgaGTTGTTAGATGAGCTTATGGATTTTGGTTATCCACAAACCACTGATAGTAAAATTTTACAAGA GTACATCACTCAGGAAGGTCACAAACTTGAAACTGGAGCTCCACGTCCGCCTGCCACTGTTACGAATGCTGTTTCATGGAGGTCAGAAGggataaaatacaggaaaaatgaaGTGTTCCTGGATGTTATAGAGTCTGTTAACCTTTTG gTCAGTGCCAACGGAAACGTGTTACGGAGTGAGATAGTTGGATCCATTAAAATGCGAGTCTTTCTCTCAGGAATGCCAGAGCTGCGCCTTGGTTTAAACGACAAAGTTCTCTTTGATAATACAGGCC GTGGCAAAAGTAAATCAGTAGAACTGGAAGATGTGAAGTTTCACCAGTGTGTTCGTCTCTCTCGCTTTGAAAACGACAGGACAATTTCTTTCATTCCGCCTGATGGAGAGTTTGAACTCATGTCGTATCGTCTGAATACCCAC GTAAAACCACTGATCTGGATTGAGTCTGTGATTGAAAAACATTCCCACAGCCGCATCGAGTACATGATCAAG GCAAAAAGTCAATTTAAGCGTAGATCAACTGCCAACAATGTGGAGATTCACATTCCAGTTCCAAACGATGCGGATTCGCCAAAGTTTAAAACCACTGTTGGAAGTGTCAAATGGGTTCCAGAGAACAGTGAAATTGTCTGGTCCATTAAATCTTTTCCA GGTGGAAAAGAATACCTGATGAGAGCTCACTTTGGACTTCCAAGTGTTGAAGCTGAAGATAAGGAAGGAAAACCTCCCATTAGTGTAAAGTTTGAGATTCCGTATTTCACCACTTCAGGAATCCAG GTTCGCTACCTGAAGATAATTGAGAAGAGTGGCTATCAGGCTCTCCCGTGGGTTCGTTATATTACCCAGAATGGAG ACTACCAGCTTCGAACACAGTAG
- the FAM32A gene encoding protein FAM32A has protein sequence MADYEAVQRGPLRLKGSGAALGAGKRKKKKAKDKAQILEQIVSSKKQEEEKKRGLDKRTPAQVAYEKMQEKRQMERILKKASKTHKQRVEDFNRHLDTLTEHYDIPKVSWTK, from the exons ATGGCGGACTACGAGGCGGTGCAGCGCGGACCGCTGCGGCTGAAGGGCAGCGGCGCGGCCCTGGGGGCCGGCAAGCG gaagaagaagaaggcGAAGGACAAGGCCCAGATCCTGGAGCAGATCGTGAGCAGcaagaagcaggaggaggagaagaagcGCGGCCTGGACAAGCGGACCCCGGCGCAGGTGGCCTACGAGAAGATGCAGGAGAAGCGG CAAATGGAGAGGATCCTGAAGAAAGCATCGAAAACCCATAAGCAGAGAGTGGAG GATTTCAACAGGCACTTGGATACCCTGACTGAGCATTACGACATTCCTAAAGTCAGCTGGACTAAGTGA